GGCAGTTAAAGGCGGTTCCCCATTTTTAAACCGGCTTACAATTCGATGTATAACCAACAGTGAAAGGGCTCGCTTCGAACGATGGCTAATATTAACGGCTTCGTTCTCAAATTCATATAGGTGAACATTCTGTATGGCGAAGGAGATTTCCGCCCCCAGAAGCACTATTAACCAGCTGGTCTGCATCCAAATGAGGAAAAGCGGGAGGGCGGCAAAGCTCCCATAGATGGCGTTGTACTGTGAAACGCCCACCTGAAAATGTACGTAAATCCACTGCGTAATTGCAAAGAGCGTTCCGGCCACAATACCGGCCACAATTCCCGATTTGGTTTTCACAGTGGTGTTGGGCATCACAATGTAGATGAGCGTAAAAAGAACCCAGACCAGAAAGTAAGGGATTAGCTTCACCAAAAAGAAGAGAAACGGGCTTATATATCCCAGCATTTCATGCTGCTGGGTATAGGTGCCCAAGTGAGTAATAATGTAGACGTTGGTGCTGCTGGAGGCCACAACTAAAATTGGGGCAATGAGCATCATGGAGAGGTAATCGCTGAATTTACGGGTAAAGTGGCGCGGTTTGTCTATCTCCCAAATGGCGTTGAACGACCGTTCGATGTTGCCAAAAACCTTCAAGATTGACCAAAATAAAACAGCAATACCAATTCCGGCAATTAATCCACCTCCCGTACGGGCAAGCAGTGAGTTGGAAAAATCGATGAGTTTTGATGCTATCTCCTCGTGACCCTTCAGCGTGTCCAGCAGCTGGGCTTCCAACAGCTTATCGTAGCCAAACCCTTTGGCAACACCAAAGCCCATGGCCAGAACGGGAACAACGGACATCAAAGTGTAGAAGGTGAGTGCCGATGCCCTGAGCGATACCTGATCCTCCATGAACCCACGAAAAGCCAATACTATAATCCTCAGCGTACGGTAGAGGAACGACTTGTTTTTGGAAAATTGCTCCAGCCGTATGCTCCATATGCGCCTGGTGAGAAAGTGAACGGCTTCTCTGTGGAGCTGCATCAACTTGCCCTTCTTCGGCTTATGGCTTGGTATTGACCTACTTGTTTCCATACGAATAAGTTTGGTGTGTAAGTTATAGTATCAATGCCCCAGCGTGGCCTGAGTT
This window of the Williamwhitmania sp. genome carries:
- a CDS encoding YihY/virulence factor BrkB family protein, encoding METSRSIPSHKPKKGKLMQLHREAVHFLTRRIWSIRLEQFSKNKSFLYRTLRIIVLAFRGFMEDQVSLRASALTFYTLMSVVPVLAMGFGVAKGFGYDKLLEAQLLDTLKGHEEIASKLIDFSNSLLARTGGGLIAGIGIAVLFWSILKVFGNIERSFNAIWEIDKPRHFTRKFSDYLSMMLIAPILVVASSSTNVYIITHLGTYTQQHEMLGYISPFLFFLVKLIPYFLVWVLFTLIYIVMPNTTVKTKSGIVAGIVAGTLFAITQWIYVHFQVGVSQYNAIYGSFAALPLFLIWMQTSWLIVLLGAEISFAIQNVHLYEFENEAVNISHRSKRALSLLVIHRIVSRFKNGEPPLTATDLSTDLNMPIRLVRHILHDLTQANLIAETYTDEPKTRAYVPAIWIEKISVQFVNQALDGLGVDPVIESAPPVLNHILTIQQNFEDHLNSDPDNKLLKDID